In bacterium, the genomic window GAAAACAATGGCGCCTGTTATCTCCGATTACTGATTACCGATTACCTAAGTAACATGCAAATTCAATCTTAACAGAGCACTATAATCTTTGCGTTCTTTGCGGTTAATTTCTTTGCGTTCTTTGCGGCTAAAAAAGGATAAACCACTTAATCTTAAAAAAAACTTGAATATCGAGTATTAGTGAGAGAGAAGAATATTTTTTTCCCTACGTACCCTCTATGGCTACTTGACCAATGATGAAGATACTGAGGAAGAAAAGATTAGGGAAATGTATTCAGAAAGGTGGGGTATTGAATTCTGGTTTGATGAGGGGTAACCGTTCAGGGATATAGCCACAGAGTCATAGAGAACACAGAGAAAATATATAATCACGAATGAACACGAATAATAAAACTTGAACATCAAGTAATAGAAATTTATGGAAATTTGTTGTTTTTCACAATCAATTTCTACCTATTTCTATCAATTTCAATCTATTTCTATTATCTTATCTCCATATCACTCTTATCTCCTTATCCCCTTTCTTACACTTTTGATATATAGCCTGAACGGTTACCATTTATCAAATGTCACAGGTTAATTCGTGTCCATTTGTGGCTAATTTCTCTAATTCTCTGTGAACTCTGTGCCTCTATGGCTGAACGGTTACCCCTTGTGGTTGTCCACCTACGGAACGGACAGGGATAAACCCTGTCCTTACACTTCCGCCTTCTATCCTCTCTTATTTATCCGTGTTAATCAGTGGCTGAATAGTTACAGAGACGATTGGCAAATCCGAGCTTGTTTTACTTATTCCTATATTACCCCATTCATTACCCTATTTATAGGTTTATTACCCTATTCGTTTCCATTTAGCTGACTGTCCCTTACCCAGGCAGGTGATTTTCCCTTCTTTCTTCATCTGTCTGAAGAGAAGGCGAATCATATCTCTACTTATACCAGGGCATAATCGTTCAATATCAGACATAGAGAACTCGCCTTGCTGGCTGTTTATCGTTTGCATCACTATTTCTGTCTTTGCCCCTTTGGTCGATTTAATGCTACTCGCCCTTTGTTCAAATTCCTTATAGGCAGAATGGACAGTTCCTAAAAAATAATGCAGCCACGGTGAAATATCGTGCTTTGCCTCATGCCATTTTAAAGAGCTTTTCTGCAGGGCTTCGTAATATGTTTCTTTGGATTGCTCTATGATGCGTTCAAGGCTGATATATCTTCCAACTTCATAGCCGTGATGATATAATACCAGAAGAGTAAGTAGCCGTGATACCCTACCATTCCCATCACGAAATGGGTGGATACATAAAAAATCCAGTATAAGACAACCAACAGCATAAAGCGGAGGGTATTTCATCTGGTCAAGACTATGTCTATATAAAAGACATAGTTCTTCTATTGCGGCGGGTGTATCATTAGCATTTACAGGCTTAAAAATTACCTCAACTGAGCCATCAGGATTTTTTCTTATAATATCGTTGTTTATTTCTTTCCATTCACCTGCGTCGCCTGTCTCTGCATGGCTTAAACGATGTAATTCTTTTATTGTCATAGGTGTTATCTCCAAAGTTTTATATTTCTTGTGAATCAAATCAAGGGCATTGCGGTATCCTGCTACTTCTTCTTCTGACCTGTCGCGAGGTTTAGTTCTATCTATGATAAGTGGTTTGAG contains:
- a CDS encoding Fic family protein, which gives rise to MNSFKRTEKEIDLPLGAVWLMNSISEYKGKQELYKKQSSQIINSLVEMALIESAESSNRIEGVTVERKRLKPLIIDRTKPRDRSEEEVAGYRNALDLIHKKYKTLEITPMTIKELHRLSHAETGDAGEWKEINNDIIRKNPDGSVEVIFKPVNANDTPAAIEELCLLYRHSLDQMKYPPLYAVGCLILDFLCIHPFRDGNGRVSRLLTLLVLYHHGYEVGRYISLERIIEQSKETYYEALQKSSLKWHEAKHDISPWLHYFLGTVHSAYKEFEQRASSIKSTKGAKTEIVMQTINSQQGEFSMSDIERLCPGISRDMIRLLFRQMKKEGKITCLGKGQSAKWKRIG